One part of the Vicugna pacos chromosome 20, VicPac4, whole genome shotgun sequence genome encodes these proteins:
- the ATF6B gene encoding cyclic AMP-dependent transcription factor ATF-6 beta isoform X2 codes for MVQLLPPGDELRPPDSTLYAGLDEVTEEQTQLFRCLEQDVPFGSSPLDLGMDVSPPEPPWDPLPISPDLQVKSEPSSPCSSSSHSSESSHLSTEPSTQASAVGEVLVVKTESLAPPLCLLGDDPTSPFETVQINVGPTADDPSDVQIKIEPVSPSSSINSEASLLSAESSSQAFIGEEVLEVKTESPSPQGCLLRDVAGAPLGAVQISVGPSSDGSSGKALPARKPPLQPKPVVITAVPMPPRAVPPSTAVLLQPLVQPPPVSPVLLIQGAIRVQPEGPNPPAPRPERKSIVPAPMPGNSCPPEVDAKLLKRQQRMIKNRESACQSRRKKKEYLQGLEARLQAVLADNQQLRRENAALRRRLEALLAENSELKLGSGNRKVVCIMVFLLFIAFNFGPVSISEPPPAPISPRMSREEPRPRRHLLGFSAQEPVHGAEPPQRPAQGPEEPQPSPAGQPSFRNLTAFPGGARELLLRDLDQLFLSSDCRHFNRTESLRLADELSGWVQRHQRGRRKVPQRAQERQKSQLWKKSPPVKAVPTQPLGPPERDSVGQLQLYRHPDRSQPEFLDAIDRREDTFYVVSFRRDHLLLPAISHNKTSRPKMSLVMPAMAPNETLSGRGPPGDYEEMMQIECEVMDTRVIHIKTSTVPPSLRKQPSSTPGNATGGPLPASASSQAPPAAHQPLYLNHP; via the exons ATGGTCCAGCTGTTGCCACCAGGCGATGAGCTTCGGCCGCCAG ACAGCACCTTGTACGCCGGCCTGGATGAAGTGACCGAGGAACAGACGCAGCTCTTCCGTTGCCTGGAGCAGGATGTCCCG TTTGGCAGCAGCCCCCTGGACTTGGGGATGGATGTCAGCCCTCCCGAACCCCCCTGGGACCCTCTGCCTATCTCTCCAG ATCTTCAGGTGAAGTCTGAGCCATCCTccccctgctcttcctcctcccatAGCTCTGAATCATCACATCTTTCCACAGAGCCCTCCACCCAG GCCTCTGCTGTAGGAGAGGTGCTGGTTGTGAAGACAGAGTCCTTGGCACCCCCACTCTGCCTCCTGGGAGATGATCCAACATCCCCATTTGAAACTGTCCAGATCAATGTGGGCCCCACCGCCGATGATCCCTCAG ATGTCCAGATTAAGATAGAACCTGTCTCTCCGTCTTCCTCCATCAACTCTGAGGCATCCCTGCTCTCTGCAGAGTCCTCCAGCCAG GCTTTTATAGGAGAGGAGGTACTGGAAGTAAAGACAGAGTCCCCATCCCCTCAAGGCTGTCTCCTGCGGGATGTCGCAGGCGCCCCACTTGGTGCCGTTCAGATCAGCGTGGGCCCATCCTCTGATGGCTCCTCAG GCAAAGCCCTGCCCGCCCGGAAGCCACCGCTGCAGCCCAAACCTGTGGTGATAACTGCTGTCCCGATGCCACCCAGAGCTGTGCCTCCCAGCACCGCTGTCCTTCTGCAGCCCCTCGTCCAGCCACCCCCAG TGTCCCCAGTCCTCCTCATCCAAGGTGCTATTCGAGTCCAGCCTGAGGGACCGAACCCCCCTGCTCCACGACCTGAGAGGAAGAGCATTGTTCCAGCTCCTATGCCAGGGAACTCCTGCCCACCTGAGGTGGAT GCGAAGCTGCTGAAGCGGCAGCAGCGAATGATCAAGAACCGGGAGTCAGCCTGCCAGTCccggaggaagaagaaagagtacCTGCAGGGGCTGGAAGCGAGGCTGCAGGCCGTGCTGGCCGACAACCAGCAGCTCCGGCGGGAGAATGCTGCCCTCCGCCGGCGGCTGGAGGCCCTGCTGGCTGAG AACAGCGAGCTCAAGTTAGGGTCCGGAAACAGGAAGGTGGTCTGCATCATGGTCTTCCTTCTCTTCATTGCCTTCAACTTTGGGCCTGTCAG CATCAGTGAGCCTCCTCCAGCTCCCATCTCTCCTCGGATGAGCAGAGAGGAGCCTCGACCTCGGAGACACTTGCTGGGGTTCTCGGCCCAAGAGCCTGTTCATGGAGCTGAGCCCCCGCAGCGTCCCGCTCAGGGCCCCgaggagccccagcccagccctgcaggcCAGCCAAGCTTCAG GAACCTGACGGCCTTCCCTGGGGGCGCCAGGGAGCTGCTGCTGAGAGACCTGGACCAGCTCTTCCTCTCCTCTGACTGCCGGCACTTCAACCGAACTGAGTCCCTGAG gctTGCTGATGAGCTCAGTGGCTGGGTCCAGCGCCACCAGAGAGGCCGGCGGAAGGTCCCTCAGAGGGCCCAGGAGAGGCAG AAGTCTCAGCTGTGGAAGAAGTCACCTCCAGTTAAGGCAgtccccacccagccccttgggCCCCCAGAAAG GGATTCTGTGGGCCAGCTGCAGCTATATCGCCACCCAGACCGTTCGCAGCCAGAGTTCCTGGATGCAATCGACCGACGGGAGGACACATTTTATGTTGTCTCCTTCCGAAGG GACCACCTGCTGCTCCCAGCCATCAGCCACAACAAGACCTCTCGGCCCAAGATGTCCCTGGTGATGCCCGCCATGGCCCCTAATG AGACCCTGTCAGGCCGGGGGCCCCCGGGGGACTATGAGGAGATGATGCAGATCGAGTGTGAGGTCATGGACACCCGGGTGATTCACATCAAGACCTCCACAGTGCCCCCCTCGCTCCGAAAACAGCCGTCCTCCACCCCAGGCAATGCCACAGGCGGCCCCTTGCCAGCTTCTGCATCCAGCCAGGCCCCCCCGGCTGCCCATCAGCCCCTCTACCTCAATCATCCCTGA
- the FKBPL gene encoding FK506-binding protein-like isoform X1 gives MSFGRQGPGTQMETPPVNPMGEKDTSQPQQQCGKNFRKNFDSATQIRQQPRDPPTEILELRVSPDPAIQILENPQETENLAAGLEGDSDKSHGSASEMPEPLEASDLWYCPDGSFVKKIITHGHGLDKPKLGSRCRVQASGFPLGSGLPEGWTELTMGLGPWREESWGELIEKCLESMCQGEVAELQLPGCSGPPIRLTLASFTQGRDSWELEAAEKEALAREERARGTELFRAGNPEGAARCYGRALRLLLTLPPPGSPERTVLHANLAACQLLLGQPHLAAQSCDRVLEQEPGHLKALYRRGVAQAALGNLEKASADFKKVLAVDPKNRAAQEELGKVIIQGKKQDARLAQGLRKMFG, from the exons ATGAGCTTCGGCCGCCAG GGACCAGGCACCCAAATGGAGACGCCACCAGTCAATCCAATGGGAGAGAAGGACACCTCTCAACCGCAGCAACAATGCGGAAAGAACTTCCGGAAGAACTTTGATTCAGCTACTCAAATTAGACAGCAGCCCCGAGACCCTCCTACCGAAATCCTTGAGCTGAGAGTGAGCCCAGATCCAGCCATCCAAATTCTAGAGAATCCTCAAGAAACTGAAAATCTGGCCGCTGGACTTGAAGGAGACTCTGATAAGTCTCATGGATCAGCCAGTGAGATGCCAGAGCCCCTTGAAGCTTCTGACCTCTGGTACTGTCCTGATGGGAGCTTTGTCAAGAAGATCATAACCCATGGCCATGGCTTGGACAAACCCAAGCTGGGCTCCCGCTGCCGGGTACAGGCTTCTGGATTTCCTTTGGGGTCAGGGCTGCCAGAGGGTTGGACAGAGCTAACTATGGGATTAGGCCCATGGCGGGAGGAATCCTGGGGGGAGCTCATAGAAAAATGCTTGGAGTCCATGTGTCAAGGTGAAGTGGCAGAGCTTCAGCTCCCTGGGTGCTCTGGACCTCCTATCAGGCTCACACTGGCCTCCTTCACTCAGGGCCGGGACTCCTGGGAGCTGGAGGCCGCCGAGAAGGAGGCCCTGGCTAGGGAAGAACGTGCAAGGGGCACAGAATTATTTCGAGCTGGGAACCCTGAAGGGGCTGCCCGATGCTATGGACGGGCTCTTAGGCTGCTGCTGACTTTACCCCCACCTGGCTCTCCAGAACGAACTGTCCTTCATGCCAACCTGGCTGCCTGTCAGTTGCTGCTAGGGCAGCCCCATTTGGCAGCCCAGAGCTGTGATCGGGTGCTGGAGCAAGAGCCTGGCCATTTAAAGGCCTTGTACCGAAGAGGGGTTGCCCAGGCTGCTCTTGGGAACCTGGAAAAAGCAAGTGCTGACTTCAAGAAGGTGCTGGCAGTAGACCCAAAAAACCGGGCAGCCCAGGAAGAGCTGGGAAAGGTGATCATTCAGGGGAAGAAACAGGATGCAAGGCTGGCTCAGGGACTGCGCAAGATGTTTGGCTGA
- the FKBPL gene encoding FK506-binding protein-like isoform X2, whose product METPPVNPMGEKDTSQPQQQCGKNFRKNFDSATQIRQQPRDPPTEILELRVSPDPAIQILENPQETENLAAGLEGDSDKSHGSASEMPEPLEASDLWYCPDGSFVKKIITHGHGLDKPKLGSRCRVQASGFPLGSGLPEGWTELTMGLGPWREESWGELIEKCLESMCQGEVAELQLPGCSGPPIRLTLASFTQGRDSWELEAAEKEALAREERARGTELFRAGNPEGAARCYGRALRLLLTLPPPGSPERTVLHANLAACQLLLGQPHLAAQSCDRVLEQEPGHLKALYRRGVAQAALGNLEKASADFKKVLAVDPKNRAAQEELGKVIIQGKKQDARLAQGLRKMFG is encoded by the coding sequence ATGGAGACGCCACCAGTCAATCCAATGGGAGAGAAGGACACCTCTCAACCGCAGCAACAATGCGGAAAGAACTTCCGGAAGAACTTTGATTCAGCTACTCAAATTAGACAGCAGCCCCGAGACCCTCCTACCGAAATCCTTGAGCTGAGAGTGAGCCCAGATCCAGCCATCCAAATTCTAGAGAATCCTCAAGAAACTGAAAATCTGGCCGCTGGACTTGAAGGAGACTCTGATAAGTCTCATGGATCAGCCAGTGAGATGCCAGAGCCCCTTGAAGCTTCTGACCTCTGGTACTGTCCTGATGGGAGCTTTGTCAAGAAGATCATAACCCATGGCCATGGCTTGGACAAACCCAAGCTGGGCTCCCGCTGCCGGGTACAGGCTTCTGGATTTCCTTTGGGGTCAGGGCTGCCAGAGGGTTGGACAGAGCTAACTATGGGATTAGGCCCATGGCGGGAGGAATCCTGGGGGGAGCTCATAGAAAAATGCTTGGAGTCCATGTGTCAAGGTGAAGTGGCAGAGCTTCAGCTCCCTGGGTGCTCTGGACCTCCTATCAGGCTCACACTGGCCTCCTTCACTCAGGGCCGGGACTCCTGGGAGCTGGAGGCCGCCGAGAAGGAGGCCCTGGCTAGGGAAGAACGTGCAAGGGGCACAGAATTATTTCGAGCTGGGAACCCTGAAGGGGCTGCCCGATGCTATGGACGGGCTCTTAGGCTGCTGCTGACTTTACCCCCACCTGGCTCTCCAGAACGAACTGTCCTTCATGCCAACCTGGCTGCCTGTCAGTTGCTGCTAGGGCAGCCCCATTTGGCAGCCCAGAGCTGTGATCGGGTGCTGGAGCAAGAGCCTGGCCATTTAAAGGCCTTGTACCGAAGAGGGGTTGCCCAGGCTGCTCTTGGGAACCTGGAAAAAGCAAGTGCTGACTTCAAGAAGGTGCTGGCAGTAGACCCAAAAAACCGGGCAGCCCAGGAAGAGCTGGGAAAGGTGATCATTCAGGGGAAGAAACAGGATGCAAGGCTGGCTCAGGGACTGCGCAAGATGTTTGGCTGA
- the ATF6B gene encoding cyclic AMP-dependent transcription factor ATF-6 beta isoform X1: MAELMLLSEIADPTRFFTDNLLSPEDWDSTLYAGLDEVTEEQTQLFRCLEQDVPFGSSPLDLGMDVSPPEPPWDPLPISPDLQVKSEPSSPCSSSSHSSESSHLSTEPSTQASAVGEVLVVKTESLAPPLCLLGDDPTSPFETVQINVGPTADDPSDVQIKIEPVSPSSSINSEASLLSAESSSQAFIGEEVLEVKTESPSPQGCLLRDVAGAPLGAVQISVGPSSDGSSGKALPARKPPLQPKPVVITAVPMPPRAVPPSTAVLLQPLVQPPPVSPVLLIQGAIRVQPEGPNPPAPRPERKSIVPAPMPGNSCPPEVDAKLLKRQQRMIKNRESACQSRRKKKEYLQGLEARLQAVLADNQQLRRENAALRRRLEALLAENSELKLGSGNRKVVCIMVFLLFIAFNFGPVSISEPPPAPISPRMSREEPRPRRHLLGFSAQEPVHGAEPPQRPAQGPEEPQPSPAGQPSFRNLTAFPGGARELLLRDLDQLFLSSDCRHFNRTESLRLADELSGWVQRHQRGRRKVPQRAQERQKSQLWKKSPPVKAVPTQPLGPPERDSVGQLQLYRHPDRSQPEFLDAIDRREDTFYVVSFRRDHLLLPAISHNKTSRPKMSLVMPAMAPNETLSGRGPPGDYEEMMQIECEVMDTRVIHIKTSTVPPSLRKQPSSTPGNATGGPLPASASSQAPPAAHQPLYLNHP; this comes from the exons ATGGCGGAGCTGATGCTTCTCAGCGAGATTGCGGATCCGACGCGTTTTTTCACCGATAACTTGCTGAGCCCGGAGGACTGGG ACAGCACCTTGTACGCCGGCCTGGATGAAGTGACCGAGGAACAGACGCAGCTCTTCCGTTGCCTGGAGCAGGATGTCCCG TTTGGCAGCAGCCCCCTGGACTTGGGGATGGATGTCAGCCCTCCCGAACCCCCCTGGGACCCTCTGCCTATCTCTCCAG ATCTTCAGGTGAAGTCTGAGCCATCCTccccctgctcttcctcctcccatAGCTCTGAATCATCACATCTTTCCACAGAGCCCTCCACCCAG GCCTCTGCTGTAGGAGAGGTGCTGGTTGTGAAGACAGAGTCCTTGGCACCCCCACTCTGCCTCCTGGGAGATGATCCAACATCCCCATTTGAAACTGTCCAGATCAATGTGGGCCCCACCGCCGATGATCCCTCAG ATGTCCAGATTAAGATAGAACCTGTCTCTCCGTCTTCCTCCATCAACTCTGAGGCATCCCTGCTCTCTGCAGAGTCCTCCAGCCAG GCTTTTATAGGAGAGGAGGTACTGGAAGTAAAGACAGAGTCCCCATCCCCTCAAGGCTGTCTCCTGCGGGATGTCGCAGGCGCCCCACTTGGTGCCGTTCAGATCAGCGTGGGCCCATCCTCTGATGGCTCCTCAG GCAAAGCCCTGCCCGCCCGGAAGCCACCGCTGCAGCCCAAACCTGTGGTGATAACTGCTGTCCCGATGCCACCCAGAGCTGTGCCTCCCAGCACCGCTGTCCTTCTGCAGCCCCTCGTCCAGCCACCCCCAG TGTCCCCAGTCCTCCTCATCCAAGGTGCTATTCGAGTCCAGCCTGAGGGACCGAACCCCCCTGCTCCACGACCTGAGAGGAAGAGCATTGTTCCAGCTCCTATGCCAGGGAACTCCTGCCCACCTGAGGTGGAT GCGAAGCTGCTGAAGCGGCAGCAGCGAATGATCAAGAACCGGGAGTCAGCCTGCCAGTCccggaggaagaagaaagagtacCTGCAGGGGCTGGAAGCGAGGCTGCAGGCCGTGCTGGCCGACAACCAGCAGCTCCGGCGGGAGAATGCTGCCCTCCGCCGGCGGCTGGAGGCCCTGCTGGCTGAG AACAGCGAGCTCAAGTTAGGGTCCGGAAACAGGAAGGTGGTCTGCATCATGGTCTTCCTTCTCTTCATTGCCTTCAACTTTGGGCCTGTCAG CATCAGTGAGCCTCCTCCAGCTCCCATCTCTCCTCGGATGAGCAGAGAGGAGCCTCGACCTCGGAGACACTTGCTGGGGTTCTCGGCCCAAGAGCCTGTTCATGGAGCTGAGCCCCCGCAGCGTCCCGCTCAGGGCCCCgaggagccccagcccagccctgcaggcCAGCCAAGCTTCAG GAACCTGACGGCCTTCCCTGGGGGCGCCAGGGAGCTGCTGCTGAGAGACCTGGACCAGCTCTTCCTCTCCTCTGACTGCCGGCACTTCAACCGAACTGAGTCCCTGAG gctTGCTGATGAGCTCAGTGGCTGGGTCCAGCGCCACCAGAGAGGCCGGCGGAAGGTCCCTCAGAGGGCCCAGGAGAGGCAG AAGTCTCAGCTGTGGAAGAAGTCACCTCCAGTTAAGGCAgtccccacccagccccttgggCCCCCAGAAAG GGATTCTGTGGGCCAGCTGCAGCTATATCGCCACCCAGACCGTTCGCAGCCAGAGTTCCTGGATGCAATCGACCGACGGGAGGACACATTTTATGTTGTCTCCTTCCGAAGG GACCACCTGCTGCTCCCAGCCATCAGCCACAACAAGACCTCTCGGCCCAAGATGTCCCTGGTGATGCCCGCCATGGCCCCTAATG AGACCCTGTCAGGCCGGGGGCCCCCGGGGGACTATGAGGAGATGATGCAGATCGAGTGTGAGGTCATGGACACCCGGGTGATTCACATCAAGACCTCCACAGTGCCCCCCTCGCTCCGAAAACAGCCGTCCTCCACCCCAGGCAATGCCACAGGCGGCCCCTTGCCAGCTTCTGCATCCAGCCAGGCCCCCCCGGCTGCCCATCAGCCCCTCTACCTCAATCATCCCTGA